The following are encoded in a window of Candidatus Cloacimonadaceae bacterium genomic DNA:
- a CDS encoding DUF3108 domain-containing protein, whose protein sequence is MQKILSITILLSLALSLSALAFRDGEKLVFDVRYGLVSAAEATLEVKSDVYRGREVWHLSTKARTYPFFDVFFRVRDTVESWWDKESLLPHKFAKNLQEGTYRQHRIHHFDHNQKSTTYQKWSFKDKRFNSEQLEIPITTQDVLSAFYHVRNQELKPGKRLTMSITSDGRSLSTDIVVHRREKVKSIFGTIQCLVIEPKLKGEGVFKQSGKITIWITDDAFKIPVKLESAVTFGSFVATLKTAENVPYIIK, encoded by the coding sequence ATGCAAAAAATACTATCGATCACGATCCTGCTGAGCCTCGCCTTATCTCTGAGCGCGTTAGCGTTTCGGGATGGTGAAAAACTCGTCTTTGACGTTCGATATGGCTTGGTCAGTGCCGCGGAAGCGACTCTGGAAGTCAAATCCGATGTCTATCGGGGCAGGGAAGTCTGGCATCTTTCCACCAAGGCGCGCACCTATCCCTTTTTCGACGTCTTTTTCAGGGTGCGGGACACGGTGGAATCCTGGTGGGACAAAGAATCCCTGCTACCGCACAAATTTGCCAAAAACCTGCAGGAAGGTACCTATCGTCAACATCGCATCCATCATTTCGACCACAACCAAAAGAGCACAACCTACCAGAAATGGAGCTTCAAAGACAAACGCTTCAACAGCGAACAATTGGAGATCCCAATCACCACCCAGGACGTGCTCAGCGCATTCTATCACGTTCGTAATCAAGAGCTTAAACCTGGAAAACGCCTGACCATGAGTATCACTTCCGACGGCAGGTCGCTGAGCACCGATATCGTCGTCCATCGCCGTGAAAAAGTGAAGAGCATCTTTGGCACAATCCAGTGCCTCGTGATCGAACCAAAGCTGAAGGGTGAAGGGGTGTTCAAACAAAGCGGCAAGATCACCATCTGGATCACGGACGACGCTTTCAAAATCCCCGTGAAGCTCGAAAGCGCGGTTACTTTTGGCTCCTTCGTCGCCACCTTGAAGACCGCGGAAAACGTTCCTTACATTATTAAGTAG
- the queA gene encoding tRNA preQ1(34) S-adenosylmethionine ribosyltransferase-isomerase QueA translates to MTDLLRLEAYDYHLPSELIAQFPLKERSFSRLLHLRREDVSIQHRYFHDILELIEPGAVLILNNSKVFPARLFGTKDRGTKVEVFLLHELAPKTWQCMVHPGKRLKHPQRLMFSDSLSGNIGLPDEQGFRKIVFSCAGDFWEEIHRVGHVPLPPYIHREDGIEDVSAYQTVYAKEPGSVAAPTAGFHFTEELLKQLTDKGVLICEVMLHVGIGTFKPVKTERIDEHFMHSEFCTLDPKTAETINLAKREGRRVICVGTTSTRTLESFWESGELQSGSKWTDIFIYPSKDFKVADALITNFHLPKSTLLMMICAFAGYDFALEAYGIAVQERYRFFSYGDAMFIE, encoded by the coding sequence ATGACAGATTTACTCAGACTTGAAGCTTACGACTATCATCTGCCCAGCGAACTGATCGCCCAGTTTCCGTTAAAAGAACGGAGCTTTTCCAGACTGCTGCATTTACGCAGAGAGGATGTATCAATTCAGCACCGGTATTTCCATGATATCCTTGAACTGATCGAGCCCGGAGCCGTCCTGATCCTCAATAACAGCAAGGTATTCCCCGCACGGCTATTTGGAACGAAAGATCGCGGCACCAAAGTGGAAGTGTTTCTGCTGCACGAGCTTGCACCAAAAACATGGCAGTGCATGGTGCATCCCGGAAAGAGGCTCAAACACCCGCAGCGCCTGATGTTTTCCGATTCGCTCAGCGGCAATATCGGATTGCCGGATGAACAGGGGTTTCGCAAGATCGTATTTAGCTGTGCGGGAGATTTTTGGGAAGAGATCCACCGCGTGGGACACGTTCCCCTGCCGCCATACATTCATCGCGAGGATGGCATTGAGGATGTCTCCGCCTATCAGACCGTCTATGCCAAAGAACCGGGCTCAGTGGCTGCTCCGACAGCGGGTTTTCACTTTACGGAAGAGCTGCTCAAACAATTGACGGACAAGGGGGTTTTGATCTGCGAAGTGATGCTGCACGTGGGCATCGGCACCTTCAAACCGGTCAAAACCGAACGCATCGACGAACATTTCATGCACAGCGAGTTTTGCACCCTCGATCCCAAGACCGCGGAAACAATCAACTTGGCAAAGCGCGAGGGACGCAGAGTGATCTGCGTGGGCACCACTTCCACCCGCACGCTGGAAAGTTTTTGGGAGAGCGGGGAGCTGCAAAGCGGCTCCAAGTGGACTGATATCTTCATCTACCCTAGCAAGGATTTCAAAGTGGCGGACGCCTTGATCACCAATTTCCACCTGCCCAAATCCACCTTGCTGATGATGATCTGCGCCTTTGCCGGATACGATTTTGCCCTTGAAGCATACGGGATCGCGGTTCAGGAGCGCTATCGCTTTTTCAGCTACGGCGATGCCATGTTTATCGAATGA
- a CDS encoding biotin--[acetyl-CoA-carboxylase] ligase, whose translation MPCLSNENAMQADLSYSTLDSTMLEYERLRAALSDDAGLIVQAGVQRSGIGRNERFWHSPKGGLWITMDIIHPEALPSFALYVGSCLHRLLIELYSLADLRIKWTNDIYYQEYKLAGILCKYNAAHNRYVIGIGINFNNMPDSVLDGFNGISLKTILGFDVSLERFKRLLLRAIHARTEELYYPQSFLAYCSEHLYGWNRFCTIDIGSGSACGIIQGLDCMGNLLLASSDGEPIRVSHGSILEIV comes from the coding sequence ATGCCATGTTTATCGAATGAAAACGCCATGCAAGCGGATCTGAGCTATAGTACTCTGGACAGCACCATGCTTGAATATGAAAGGCTGCGTGCCGCGCTATCCGATGATGCGGGTTTGATCGTTCAGGCAGGTGTTCAACGCAGCGGCATCGGTAGAAACGAGCGGTTTTGGCACTCTCCCAAAGGTGGTTTGTGGATCACTATGGATATTATTCATCCGGAGGCGTTGCCATCATTTGCTCTATATGTGGGATCCTGCTTGCATCGGCTATTGATCGAGCTGTATAGCTTGGCTGATCTCCGGATCAAGTGGACGAACGATATCTACTATCAGGAATATAAATTAGCGGGTATCCTGTGTAAGTATAACGCGGCTCACAACCGCTATGTCATCGGCATCGGTATCAATTTCAACAATATGCCGGACAGTGTTTTGGACGGTTTTAACGGCATCTCGCTGAAAACCATCCTCGGCTTCGATGTTTCCCTTGAGCGCTTCAAACGGCTGTTGCTGAGAGCTATCCATGCTCGCACGGAAGAGCTTTATTATCCACAGAGCTTTCTTGCCTATTGCAGCGAGCACCTCTATGGATGGAATCGATTTTGCACTATTGACATTGGATCGGGCAGCGCTTGCGGAATCATTCAGGGGCTCGATTGCATGGGAAATCTCTTGCTGGCGAGTAGCGACGGCGAGCCGATCCGCGTCAGCCACGGCTCCATCCTCGAGATCGTTTAA